The following are from one region of the Paenibacillus protaetiae genome:
- a CDS encoding ABC transporter ATP-binding protein yields the protein MASVSIKHLYKKYGKEKHAVVQDFDLEIKDKEFIVFVGPSGCGKSTTLRMIAGLEDITEGEIYIGDQLVNKLPPKDRDISMVFQNYALYPNLSVYENIAFGLRMRKLPKHEIDLAVKQASRVLEIEPYLSRKPKDLSGGQRQRVALGRAIVRNPKLFLMDEPLSNLDAKLRSTMRMEITKLHKKLGTTFIFVTHDQIEAMTMADRIVVMKNGVIQQCDTPEKVYSKPANTFVAGFIGSPQINFIEGKIEENAFGRLEFKTNRLQLKIHEATEAVLRLNNQVNKYVILGIRPEHIKLEGLYSETVITGIYTDNELMGADRFIYLNIGQEKPLIVRVEPENQFEENEKLKVELDLSKAHFFHKETGVRLTD from the coding sequence ATGGCCAGCGTCAGCATCAAACATTTGTATAAAAAATACGGCAAAGAAAAACATGCGGTTGTGCAAGATTTCGATCTTGAAATCAAGGATAAAGAGTTTATCGTATTCGTCGGGCCATCCGGCTGCGGCAAATCGACAACGCTGCGCATGATTGCGGGGCTGGAAGACATTACGGAGGGCGAGATTTATATCGGTGACCAGCTGGTGAACAAGCTGCCGCCGAAAGACCGCGACATCTCGATGGTTTTTCAAAACTATGCGCTGTATCCGAACTTATCCGTCTATGAGAACATCGCCTTCGGCCTGCGCATGCGCAAGCTGCCGAAGCACGAAATTGACCTCGCGGTGAAGCAGGCTAGCCGGGTGCTGGAAATCGAGCCGTATTTAAGCCGTAAGCCAAAGGATCTGTCCGGCGGACAACGGCAGCGCGTTGCGCTCGGAAGGGCGATCGTCCGCAATCCGAAGCTGTTTCTTATGGATGAACCGCTGTCGAATCTGGATGCCAAGCTTCGTTCAACGATGCGGATGGAGATTACGAAGCTTCATAAAAAACTGGGTACGACGTTCATCTTCGTCACCCACGATCAGATAGAGGCCATGACGATGGCGGATCGGATCGTCGTTATGAAAAACGGCGTTATTCAGCAATGCGATACGCCGGAGAAAGTGTATTCCAAACCGGCCAATACGTTTGTAGCCGGCTTTATCGGATCGCCGCAAATCAATTTCATCGAGGGAAAGATCGAAGAGAATGCATTTGGGCGGCTGGAGTTCAAAACGAATCGTCTTCAGCTCAAGATTCACGAAGCGACGGAGGCTGTTTTGCGGCTTAATAACCAAGTAAACAAATATGTAATATTGGGAATTAGGCCGGAACATATCAAACTGGAAGGGCTGTATTCCGAGACGGTAATAACCGGCATCTATACGGATAATGAGCTGATGGGAGCCGACCGGTTTATTTATTTGAACATCGGGCAAGAGAAGCCGTTGATCGTCCGGGTCGAGCCGGAAAATCAATTCGAGGAGAATGAGAAACTGAAAGTAGAGCTGGACTTGTCTAAAGCTCACTTTTTCCATAAGGAAACGGGCGTCCGGTTAACCGACTGA